One window from the genome of Streptomyces sp. NBC_01476 encodes:
- a CDS encoding type ISP restriction/modification enzyme has translation MAEFGRACKVKLSGGGSPEASIRAPLEALLQTVGEHHEQHEVSWHDEFPVPDLGVRPDYAVRASGELAGYIELKKPGLSVDPDTFGKSNRAQWEKLRNLPNLLYSNGTEWRLFRDGRQFGETVYLAGSLRTAGEKLAPADPGALDALLKQFLVWKPPPIKRVARLVQHVAPLCRLLRAAVLEQLVAESRSSSRDDDVRARPFTGLKNDWRRMLFPSADDVTFADGYAQAVTFALLLARSEDVLDDGIGLHDIGRRLDADHALMGKALQLLTDNVNERFTVTLELLRRTIAQVDWPAIRTGNRDAYLHLYEHFLTVYDPVLRQRSGSYYTPHEVVQEMVRLTEDVLRTRLGQSDGFGCDGVRIVDPAMGTGTFLHTIIERVAEQAAACSGPAMSADAISRLATRLYGFEMQMGPFAVAELRTSDLLKRYETALPDGGLNLFVTDTLDNPFVEDDYLASTYDALSESRRRANNVKANVPVTVVIANPPYDDKAEDRGGWVEKRSDRREVPLLDAFRYPGNGRYEHVLKNMYVYFWRWATWKVFDAHDDERHGVVCFITPSGWATGPGGRGMREYLRRTCDEGWIINLSPEGHRSDVATRPFPGVAQPLAISIFVRKAGVVRGEDHRARVHYRVLAGRRADKFMQLHEVRIDDGGWRDAHSRSPRPFTPHAQSGWEDFLALDDLFPWGTLGITSNRSWVSSPSDEDLRRRWTTLIREVDQDEKAMLFKETRDRRLASKKDPLPGHDPRIQPIGRETSVRPDLIRTALRSFDRQWLIADNRVLDYPRPDLWASLKAGQIFLNQQSSHEIDSGPAVVATNLIPDTHHFNGRGGRILPLLHPDGSPNLAPRLLPYLASLLGQDRMTATDLAAYVVAVAGHEAFTERFAEELLTPGVRVPLTRDGVLWSRAVGLGREILWASTYGECCADPTLGRHPGHVQFASGDERQVRYLTPIGTRIPDRLHYDAPTRTLYIGKGSFAPVPDAVWAYDVGGMKIVGKWFGYRKAAPTSKRTSPLDDIHAQRWPHEWTVELIDLISVLRRLTDLAPVQSELLEEILAGPMLTEVELTTAGVLPVPASARKARHAAVDVLFNGSEVT, from the coding sequence GTGGCGGAGTTCGGACGTGCCTGCAAGGTCAAACTGTCGGGTGGTGGGAGTCCGGAAGCCTCCATCCGCGCACCCCTTGAGGCGCTTCTCCAAACAGTCGGTGAGCACCACGAGCAGCACGAGGTCTCGTGGCACGACGAGTTCCCTGTCCCCGATCTCGGCGTCCGGCCCGACTACGCCGTCCGCGCGAGCGGTGAGCTGGCCGGCTACATCGAGCTCAAGAAGCCGGGACTCTCGGTCGATCCCGACACCTTCGGCAAGAGCAACCGTGCGCAGTGGGAGAAGCTGCGGAACCTGCCCAACCTGCTGTACTCCAACGGCACCGAGTGGCGGTTGTTCCGCGACGGCCGGCAGTTCGGCGAGACGGTCTACCTCGCAGGGTCGCTCCGTACCGCGGGCGAGAAGCTGGCGCCCGCGGACCCGGGGGCGTTGGACGCTCTGCTCAAGCAATTCCTGGTGTGGAAACCTCCGCCTATCAAGCGCGTTGCCCGGCTCGTACAGCACGTGGCTCCGTTGTGTCGGCTGCTGCGTGCTGCTGTTCTCGAACAACTGGTAGCCGAGTCACGCTCGTCCAGCCGTGATGACGATGTCCGTGCCCGACCGTTCACCGGCTTGAAGAACGACTGGCGGCGGATGCTCTTCCCGTCTGCCGACGACGTGACCTTCGCCGACGGCTACGCCCAGGCGGTCACCTTCGCGCTGCTGCTGGCCCGTTCCGAGGACGTCCTCGATGACGGGATCGGCCTCCACGACATCGGTCGTCGCCTGGACGCCGACCACGCGCTCATGGGGAAGGCTCTCCAACTCCTCACCGACAACGTCAACGAGCGGTTCACCGTCACGTTGGAACTGCTGCGCCGCACCATCGCCCAGGTGGACTGGCCGGCCATCCGCACAGGCAACCGTGACGCGTACCTCCACCTCTACGAACACTTCCTCACGGTCTACGACCCCGTGTTGCGCCAGAGAAGCGGCTCCTACTACACTCCGCACGAGGTCGTGCAGGAGATGGTGCGTCTCACCGAGGACGTGCTGCGGACCCGGCTCGGCCAGTCCGACGGCTTTGGATGCGACGGGGTTCGGATCGTCGATCCCGCCATGGGAACCGGGACCTTTCTCCATACGATCATCGAACGAGTCGCCGAGCAGGCCGCCGCCTGCTCCGGACCCGCGATGTCCGCGGACGCCATATCGCGCCTGGCCACACGGCTGTACGGATTCGAGATGCAGATGGGACCGTTCGCCGTCGCTGAGTTACGGACCTCCGACCTGCTGAAGCGCTACGAAACCGCGCTGCCCGACGGGGGACTCAACCTCTTCGTCACCGACACGCTGGACAACCCGTTCGTCGAGGATGACTACCTGGCGTCCACTTACGACGCCTTGTCCGAGTCCCGACGGCGGGCGAACAACGTCAAGGCGAACGTCCCCGTGACCGTCGTGATCGCCAACCCACCATACGACGACAAGGCCGAAGACCGCGGCGGCTGGGTGGAGAAGCGCAGCGACCGCCGTGAGGTGCCTTTGCTCGACGCCTTCCGCTACCCGGGTAACGGGCGTTACGAGCATGTTCTGAAGAACATGTACGTGTACTTCTGGCGCTGGGCGACCTGGAAGGTCTTCGACGCGCACGACGACGAACGCCACGGAGTGGTCTGCTTCATCACGCCCTCGGGCTGGGCCACGGGCCCTGGCGGCCGCGGTATGCGGGAGTACTTGCGCCGCACTTGCGACGAGGGCTGGATCATCAACCTGTCGCCGGAGGGACACCGCTCCGACGTCGCCACTCGCCCCTTCCCCGGCGTTGCGCAGCCCCTGGCGATATCAATATTCGTCCGTAAGGCGGGGGTTGTGCGGGGCGAGGACCACCGGGCGAGGGTGCACTACCGCGTTCTGGCCGGCCGCCGGGCAGACAAGTTCATGCAACTGCACGAGGTGCGTATCGATGACGGCGGCTGGCGCGACGCGCACTCCCGGAGCCCGCGGCCGTTCACGCCGCACGCGCAGTCTGGCTGGGAAGACTTTCTGGCGCTAGATGATCTTTTCCCGTGGGGGACGCTGGGGATCACCTCGAACCGCTCTTGGGTAAGCAGTCCCTCGGACGAGGATCTGCGTCGCCGATGGACCACTCTCATCCGCGAGGTCGATCAGGACGAAAAGGCAATGCTGTTCAAAGAAACGCGCGATCGCAGGCTTGCCAGCAAGAAGGATCCGCTTCCCGGACATGACCCTCGGATACAGCCAATCGGTCGAGAGACGAGTGTCCGCCCAGACCTCATACGCACGGCCCTCCGCAGCTTCGACCGGCAGTGGCTGATCGCCGACAACCGCGTGCTCGACTACCCGCGGCCTGACCTGTGGGCGTCCTTGAAGGCAGGGCAGATTTTCCTCAACCAGCAGTCGTCCCATGAGATCGACTCCGGCCCGGCGGTCGTGGCCACGAACCTCATCCCAGACACACACCACTTCAACGGTCGCGGGGGTCGGATCCTGCCGCTCCTGCACCCCGATGGGTCGCCCAACCTGGCGCCACGCCTTCTTCCCTATCTGGCGAGCTTATTGGGTCAGGACCGGATGACGGCCACCGATCTCGCCGCCTATGTCGTGGCCGTGGCAGGGCACGAAGCCTTCACGGAGAGGTTCGCCGAGGAACTGCTGACGCCAGGCGTGCGTGTACCCCTGACTCGAGACGGAGTGCTGTGGTCCCGTGCCGTCGGACTCGGCCGTGAAATTCTCTGGGCCTCGACCTACGGCGAATGCTGCGCTGACCCGACCCTCGGGCGGCACCCTGGCCATGTGCAGTTCGCTTCGGGCGACGAGCGGCAGGTGCGCTATCTCACGCCGATCGGTACCCGGATCCCTGACCGGCTGCACTACGACGCTCCCACGCGGACGCTCTACATCGGGAAAGGATCGTTCGCACCCGTTCCCGATGCCGTATGGGCCTACGACGTCGGGGGCATGAAGATCGTCGGCAAGTGGTTCGGCTACCGGAAGGCCGCGCCGACCAGCAAACGGACGAGCCCCCTGGATGACATTCACGCCCAGCGCTGGCCACACGAGTGGACGGTGGAACTCATCGACCTGATCTCCGTGCTCCGTCGACTCACCGATCTTGCGCCCGTCCAGAGCGAGCTGTTGGAGGAGATCCTGGCCGGCCCCATGCTCACGGAGGTGGAGCTGACGACAGCCGGAGTGCTGCCTGTTCCGGCCTCTGCCCGAAAGGCCCGGCATGCTGCGGTCGATGTCCTCTTCAACGGGTCGGAGGTGACGTGA
- a CDS encoding ISL3 family transposase translates to MHARVRAADAPCSRCQSPSVRVHGRYLRRLSDAAVSGTRVVIELLVRRFRCLNGICPTVTFAEQVTGLTSPHARYTPLMRGTLTSIALALAGRAGSRLAAAMGVPAAKDTLLRLLRAFPEEPVGRVSVLGVDDFALRKGDSYATILVDLERRRPIDVLPGREAEPLAAWLLGHPEVEVICRDRAGAYADGARTGAPQAVQVADAWHLWKNLGEAVEKTVGAHFACVRAVFERTSAPEPADVPTDDQGPAPTPVGNLDVCGRERRLVVRTRERFTLVQDLLREGASLESICHQLQLDRSTVRRFARATGIEELLVKAVNRSTVLDEYRPYLHQRWNEGCHDTAQLHRGITTRGFTGSIQTVRRYLRTFTPSAPAPAPRPAPRPRRIVRWIMTNPGNLTDEDSLVLKEIRAGCPELDALTDHVRDFAEMMRDRRGDQLADWMERVEQDPLPALHSLVNGLHRDQDAVTAGLSSPWSSGQVEGQNTRVKLIKRAGYGRANFDLLRKRILHRT, encoded by the coding sequence ATGCATGCTCGTGTCCGTGCGGCAGATGCGCCGTGCTCGCGCTGTCAGAGCCCGTCAGTTCGGGTGCACGGCCGATACCTGCGACGCTTGTCCGACGCGGCGGTCAGCGGCACCCGGGTGGTCATCGAGCTGCTGGTACGACGATTCCGCTGTCTCAACGGCATCTGTCCGACGGTGACGTTCGCCGAGCAGGTCACCGGGTTGACCAGCCCACACGCCCGTTACACCCCGCTGATGCGCGGGACACTGACCTCGATCGCGCTCGCGTTGGCGGGGCGGGCGGGCAGCCGGCTCGCGGCAGCGATGGGGGTCCCGGCGGCGAAGGACACCCTGTTACGCCTGCTCAGGGCCTTCCCCGAGGAGCCCGTCGGGCGGGTCAGCGTGCTGGGTGTCGACGATTTCGCATTGCGGAAGGGCGACTCGTACGCCACCATCCTGGTCGATCTGGAGCGACGCCGCCCCATCGACGTACTGCCGGGACGCGAGGCAGAACCGCTGGCCGCCTGGCTGCTCGGCCACCCCGAGGTGGAGGTGATCTGCCGGGACCGGGCCGGTGCGTATGCCGACGGTGCCCGCACGGGTGCCCCGCAGGCGGTGCAGGTAGCCGACGCGTGGCACCTGTGGAAGAACCTCGGCGAGGCGGTGGAGAAGACGGTCGGCGCTCATTTCGCCTGCGTGCGGGCCGTGTTCGAGAGGACATCGGCCCCTGAACCCGCCGACGTGCCCACCGATGACCAAGGCCCGGCGCCCACACCGGTCGGGAACCTGGATGTCTGCGGGCGCGAGCGACGCCTGGTGGTCCGGACCCGGGAGCGGTTCACGCTGGTCCAGGACCTGCTGCGTGAGGGTGCCTCGCTCGAGTCGATCTGCCACCAACTCCAGCTGGACCGTTCCACGGTGCGCCGTTTCGCCCGCGCGACCGGCATCGAGGAACTCCTGGTCAAGGCGGTCAACCGGTCCACGGTCCTGGACGAGTACCGGCCCTATCTCCACCAGCGGTGGAACGAGGGCTGCCACGACACCGCCCAACTGCACCGCGGCATCACCACCCGCGGCTTCACCGGGAGCATCCAGACCGTCCGCCGCTACCTGCGAACCTTCACGCCGTCCGCTCCCGCGCCGGCACCCAGACCAGCACCACGGCCCCGCCGTATCGTGCGATGGATCATGACCAACCCGGGCAATCTCACCGACGAGGACAGTCTCGTCCTCAAGGAGATACGCGCTGGCTGCCCTGAACTCGACGCGCTCACCGACCACGTCCGCGATTTCGCCGAGATGATGCGCGACCGGCGCGGCGACCAGTTGGCCGACTGGATGGAGCGGGTCGAGCAGGACCCCCTGCCAGCACTGCACTCCCTGGTCAACGGCCTACACCGAGACCAGGACGCCGTCACCGCCGGACTCTCCAGTCCCTGGAGCTCCGGCCAGGTCGAGGGACAGAACACGCGAGTGAAGCTCATCAAACGGGCCGGATACGGTCGCGCCAACTTCGACCTCCTGCGCAAACGAATCCTGCATCGGACCTGA
- a CDS encoding ABC transporter ATP-binding protein, translating into MTEHAAAPEAQGTTPAGAMGKDKQPVTEELRWEIPGDRRPDAGHAITLRTMARRLPQLISRAMGMAWQVDRNSVIALLLCQVVSGVLEALGLLAVTGTITAIIASGHITERLHQAAPSLLLLASAAGVRAVLGIAIGGLSTRLAPRISREAELRLLDAATHAELTAYDHPGFNDRWDAADRGVEVSQDMLNQSQNILAAAASLIAAAAVLTAVHPVLLPLLVLAALPQAIAGVRGARLTYLASLETMKDRRLLGNLRWYLVDKQNADQIRSGTMAGFLLGKYRAAGARVDATTDRATWASAKMSLLGSLAGGLAAGAVWGALLFLISTGRISVASAGTATFALRSVAMGLHGIIGYGAIIFRTGMYLDDWSDFLDEAGGHRIDRGDVIPTGPAVVRADRLTYRYPHADQPALEGVTLEVRRGEVLALVGENGSGKTTLSKLLSALYLPTGGSITWDGTDIRTLDAQAAWSRVAVVPQEYAKWPLTARENITLGQPRKRGTDADDGAAADADDAVRAAAYSSGADEVITALRSGLDTLLAREWWGGQELSGGQWQRVALARAFHRDAGLLVLDEPTAALDPRAEHRIFTGLRELAADRAVVLVTHRLTNVTVADKIAVLDKGRLVQYGTFTQLRDEPGLFHDLWVLQNDREPTTIPTQSTRPPHHQDAVLF; encoded by the coding sequence ATGACCGAACACGCAGCCGCACCCGAGGCGCAAGGCACCACCCCCGCGGGCGCAATGGGCAAAGACAAGCAACCCGTAACCGAGGAACTCCGCTGGGAAATCCCGGGCGACCGCCGACCGGACGCCGGCCACGCCATCACCTTACGTACGATGGCCCGCCGCCTGCCCCAGCTGATCAGCCGGGCGATGGGCATGGCCTGGCAGGTCGACCGCAACTCCGTCATCGCCCTGCTGCTCTGCCAGGTCGTGTCGGGAGTCCTGGAGGCGCTGGGGCTGCTGGCGGTGACCGGCACGATCACCGCGATCATCGCGTCCGGCCACATCACCGAACGCCTCCACCAAGCCGCGCCGTCGCTGTTGCTCCTCGCGTCGGCGGCCGGCGTGCGGGCGGTGCTCGGCATCGCGATCGGCGGACTTTCCACGCGCCTGGCCCCGCGGATCTCCCGCGAGGCGGAGCTGCGGCTGCTCGACGCGGCGACCCACGCGGAGCTGACCGCCTACGACCACCCGGGCTTCAACGACCGCTGGGACGCCGCGGACCGGGGTGTCGAGGTCTCCCAGGACATGCTCAACCAGTCGCAGAACATCCTGGCGGCAGCCGCCTCTCTCATCGCCGCGGCGGCCGTACTCACCGCCGTCCACCCGGTGCTCCTGCCGCTACTGGTGCTCGCGGCGCTGCCGCAGGCGATCGCGGGAGTGCGCGGCGCGCGGCTGACGTATCTGGCGTCGCTGGAGACCATGAAGGACCGGAGGCTGCTCGGCAACCTGCGCTGGTATCTGGTCGACAAGCAGAACGCCGACCAGATCCGCTCCGGAACCATGGCCGGTTTCCTGCTGGGCAAGTACCGGGCCGCGGGAGCCCGGGTCGACGCCACTACGGACCGTGCGACGTGGGCCTCGGCGAAGATGTCGCTGCTGGGGAGCCTGGCCGGCGGCCTGGCCGCGGGGGCGGTCTGGGGGGCGCTGCTCTTCCTGATCAGTACCGGCCGCATCTCGGTCGCCTCGGCCGGAACCGCGACGTTCGCGCTGCGTTCGGTCGCGATGGGGCTGCACGGCATCATCGGCTACGGGGCGATCATCTTCCGCACGGGGATGTATCTCGACGACTGGTCCGACTTCCTCGACGAGGCCGGCGGCCACCGTATCGACCGGGGCGACGTCATCCCCACCGGCCCTGCGGTCGTGCGCGCCGACCGCCTCACCTACCGCTATCCCCACGCCGACCAACCGGCGCTGGAGGGCGTCACCTTGGAGGTACGGCGGGGCGAAGTCCTCGCCCTGGTAGGGGAGAACGGCTCGGGCAAGACCACCCTCAGCAAGCTCCTGTCCGCCCTCTACCTCCCCACCGGCGGCAGCATCACCTGGGACGGTACCGACATCCGTACGCTGGACGCACAGGCTGCCTGGTCCCGCGTCGCCGTCGTACCGCAGGAGTACGCGAAGTGGCCGCTGACCGCCCGCGAGAACATCACCCTGGGCCAGCCCCGTAAACGAGGCACCGACGCCGACGACGGTGCTGCCGCCGACGCCGACGACGCGGTCCGTGCGGCGGCCTACTCCTCCGGCGCCGACGAGGTGATCACCGCGCTGCGCTCCGGTCTGGACACCCTGCTGGCCCGTGAATGGTGGGGCGGCCAGGAACTCTCCGGCGGCCAGTGGCAGCGCGTCGCCCTGGCCCGCGCCTTCCACCGCGACGCCGGCCTGCTCGTCCTGGACGAACCCACGGCGGCCCTCGACCCCCGCGCCGAACACCGCATCTTCACCGGCCTGCGCGAACTCGCCGCCGACCGGGCCGTCGTGCTCGTCACCCACCGCCTGACCAACGTCACCGTCGCCGACAAGATCGCCGTCCTCGACAAGGGCCGCCTCGTCCAGTACGGCACCTTCACCCAACTCCGCGACGAACCCGGCCTCTTCCACGATCTGTGGGTCCTGCAGAACGACCGCGAACCCACCACGATCCCCACGCAGTCCACCCGTCCCCCGCACCACCAGGACGCCGTCCTCTTCTGA
- a CDS encoding SitI3 family protein translates to MAISHSFSIATAMPPGDVAHALKTIGGDAGLFTAAVTPESLLDPGAVSERGTWIRVVATRPQPWSPVVTDLGIMPSVRVAFVFDKEADLSGQEDDVITVVAGLLRQVPGDAVLLFHDETIWLLRRGDDLSLNERNDLWPPRRLAVVSQPYRRATHAFSEE, encoded by the coding sequence ATGGCTATTTCCCACAGCTTCAGTATCGCCACAGCAATGCCGCCGGGAGACGTCGCGCACGCGCTGAAGACCATCGGCGGCGACGCCGGCCTCTTCACGGCGGCGGTCACGCCCGAGTCGCTGCTCGACCCGGGGGCGGTCTCGGAGCGCGGCACGTGGATCAGGGTCGTCGCCACCCGCCCCCAGCCGTGGAGTCCGGTGGTCACGGACCTCGGGATCATGCCGAGCGTGCGGGTCGCGTTCGTCTTCGACAAGGAAGCGGACCTGTCCGGCCAGGAGGATGACGTCATCACGGTGGTGGCCGGTTTGCTGCGGCAAGTCCCCGGGGACGCCGTACTGCTGTTCCACGACGAGACCATCTGGCTGCTGCGGCGCGGTGACGACCTGAGTCTGAACGAAAGAAACGACCTCTGGCCTCCGCGGCGCCTGGCTGTCGTAAGTCAGCCCTACCGCCGCGCCACACATGCTTTTTCCGAGGAGTGA
- a CDS encoding DUF6086 family protein, with amino-acid sequence MSADGISVSGRSSAPRPGTTSYVRFRTGSSHYAAGAGAGAGASAGVAVTVGLWRPDGRVAGLFLGHAELFADLLGVPSGIGDVINDECSVDDSVLEAFCAASLAEYGATDQGIQRTLTVGFIATALVLLDRAGRPVPTTVATEQRAAWAALRDQHAAVMPR; translated from the coding sequence ATGAGCGCCGACGGCATATCCGTATCTGGCAGGTCTTCCGCGCCGCGCCCCGGCACGACATCCTATGTGCGGTTCAGAACCGGCTCCTCGCATTACGCCGCCGGTGCCGGTGCCGGTGCCGGTGCCAGTGCCGGTGTCGCTGTCACTGTCGGGCTGTGGCGGCCCGACGGCCGTGTCGCCGGCCTGTTCCTCGGCCATGCGGAATTGTTCGCCGATCTGCTCGGCGTTCCTTCGGGAATCGGCGATGTCATCAATGACGAGTGCAGCGTGGACGATTCCGTTCTCGAAGCGTTCTGTGCGGCTTCCCTCGCCGAATACGGTGCGACGGATCAGGGGATCCAGCGCACGCTGACCGTGGGGTTCATCGCCACGGCCCTGGTACTCCTCGACCGTGCGGGACGCCCCGTGCCTACGACTGTGGCGACCGAACAACGGGCCGCCTGGGCCGCTCTGCGCGACCAGCACGCGGCTGTCATGCCGCGCTGA
- a CDS encoding PA14 domain-containing protein: protein MSSAGRSRPAAAAAVVVTLAGGLVAGVTSGASAASAASAAASSCATNTYTRQFFANATFTGTPKRTDCDTAIGENWGNNSPGVPGVGKDSFAVRWSVNRDFGSGGPFTFTASGQDGIRVYLDGVRTIDLWKNVATTVSKTVNVTVPQGTHTLRVDYVNWNGAAAVTFTYTPGTSGTSGRDNVAPLAPTGVKAVYDEHAGSATLTWAPNKEMDLASYPYQVYRQIYAGGWIPMGSLNKTTWTDPDVPQDGRPRQYTVQATDRVGNVSVGAPVLTVTPPDTTTPTAPVLAVYHRVGTANFLDISWDQPSNRTQSELRAGGTLALYRSTGGTLGGSPERIATVTAASPSVDDYMDELPFDGTSYTYAAVVTDAAGNVSPMSKPVTATPDSVPPPALTGLTATPRADGVVLSWDLPAESGLSYVAARVVRRPDGSISYNGTGCQDAGTTFPERDVPNALLCARPSDGETVTFFVAAIDPWGNHIAWSDAPTVTVTEPDNRPDDARGEQTGPLTVVKRESTGNLGYVRWTCDDEALCAGVAEYDVDTWNPTTHTYTRLKTVAGSKGPQYETFLPAALGDTTYFRITAVLADGTIAAVVHSAATRGYSL, encoded by the coding sequence GTGAGCAGTGCCGGAAGATCCCGTCCGGCTGCCGCGGCCGCGGTCGTGGTCACGCTGGCGGGCGGTCTCGTCGCGGGCGTCACCTCGGGGGCGTCGGCGGCCTCGGCGGCCTCGGCGGCAGCGTCGTCGTGCGCGACGAACACCTACACCCGGCAGTTCTTCGCCAACGCCACGTTCACCGGCACCCCGAAGCGCACCGACTGCGACACCGCGATCGGCGAGAACTGGGGCAACAACTCCCCCGGCGTGCCCGGCGTCGGCAAGGACAGCTTCGCGGTGCGCTGGAGCGTGAACCGCGACTTCGGCTCCGGCGGCCCCTTCACCTTCACCGCCTCAGGACAGGACGGCATCCGCGTCTACCTCGACGGCGTACGCACGATCGACCTGTGGAAGAACGTGGCCACCACCGTCTCCAAAACGGTCAACGTCACCGTCCCCCAAGGCACACACACCCTCCGCGTCGACTACGTCAACTGGAACGGCGCCGCCGCCGTCACCTTCACCTACACGCCGGGCACGTCCGGCACGTCGGGCCGGGACAACGTCGCCCCGCTCGCGCCCACCGGCGTGAAGGCGGTGTACGACGAGCACGCCGGCTCTGCCACCCTCACATGGGCGCCCAACAAGGAGATGGATCTGGCCTCCTACCCCTACCAGGTGTACCGGCAGATCTATGCCGGCGGCTGGATTCCCATGGGGTCGCTCAACAAGACCACGTGGACCGATCCCGACGTGCCGCAGGACGGCAGGCCGCGCCAGTACACCGTCCAGGCCACCGACCGGGTCGGGAACGTCTCCGTGGGAGCCCCCGTGCTGACGGTCACCCCGCCCGACACCACCACGCCGACGGCGCCCGTCCTCGCCGTCTATCACCGGGTGGGCACCGCCAACTTCCTTGACATCAGCTGGGACCAGCCCTCCAACCGCACCCAGTCGGAGCTGCGCGCCGGCGGCACCCTCGCCCTCTACCGCTCCACCGGCGGCACCCTCGGCGGCAGCCCCGAACGCATCGCCACGGTGACGGCGGCCTCACCTTCGGTCGACGACTACATGGACGAACTCCCGTTCGACGGCACCAGCTACACCTACGCCGCCGTGGTCACCGACGCAGCGGGCAACGTGTCCCCGATGTCGAAGCCGGTCACGGCGACCCCGGACAGCGTTCCCCCGCCCGCACTCACCGGCCTGACCGCGACACCGCGCGCGGACGGCGTCGTACTGAGCTGGGACCTCCCCGCCGAGAGCGGCCTGAGCTACGTCGCCGCCCGTGTCGTACGGCGCCCCGACGGCAGCATCTCCTACAACGGCACCGGCTGCCAGGACGCCGGGACCACCTTTCCCGAAAGGGATGTGCCGAACGCGCTGCTGTGCGCGCGACCTTCGGACGGCGAAACTGTGACCTTCTTCGTCGCGGCGATCGACCCGTGGGGCAACCACATCGCCTGGAGCGACGCCCCCACCGTCACCGTCACCGAACCCGACAACAGGCCCGACGACGCCCGCGGTGAGCAAACCGGCCCGCTCACCGTCGTCAAACGGGAAAGCACGGGCAACCTCGGCTACGTGCGATGGACGTGCGACGACGAGGCCCTCTGCGCCGGCGTCGCCGAGTACGACGTGGACACCTGGAATCCGACCACTCACACCTACACACGGCTCAAAACCGTTGCGGGCTCCAAAGGCCCCCAGTACGAGACGTTCCTGCCGGCGGCCCTCGGCGACACGACGTACTTCCGGATCACGGCAGTCCTCGCCGACGGCACGATCGCGGCGGTGGTCCACAGCGCGGCGACGCGCGGCTACTCCCTATGA
- a CDS encoding macro domain-containing protein: protein MGTGIAYVRGDATTPLGKGPKVIAHVCNDMGGWGKGFVLAISKRWPEPEAAYRRWHRERAKNDFRLGAVQVVQVDRLLWVANMIGQHGTRTGSKGVPVRYDAIDTALGAVAARAAELNASVHMPRIGCGLAGGKWERVEPSITARLVTAGVPVTVYDHG, encoded by the coding sequence ATGGGGACAGGGATCGCGTACGTACGCGGGGACGCGACGACACCGCTGGGCAAGGGTCCGAAGGTGATCGCCCACGTCTGCAACGACATGGGCGGCTGGGGCAAGGGCTTCGTGCTGGCCATCTCCAAGCGCTGGCCCGAACCGGAGGCCGCCTATCGGCGATGGCACCGGGAGCGCGCGAAGAACGACTTCAGGCTGGGCGCTGTGCAGGTCGTCCAGGTGGACCGACTGCTGTGGGTGGCCAACATGATCGGCCAGCACGGCACGCGCACCGGCAGCAAGGGCGTGCCCGTGCGCTACGACGCGATCGACACGGCCCTCGGGGCTGTCGCGGCCCGGGCCGCGGAGTTGAATGCCTCGGTCCATATGCCGCGGATCGGCTGTGGCCTGGCAGGCGGCAAGTGGGAGCGCGTCGAACCATCGATCACCGCACGTCTCGTCACCGCCGGCGTACCGGTCACCGTCTACGACCACGGCTGA
- a CDS encoding VOC family protein produces the protein MERVLGIGGYFMRAADPAALGAWYRDCLGLDADENGLWRQEAGPTVFATFESGTDYFGPRAQQSSMLNFRVRDLDAMLAQLRAAGADVDEATQDMEGVGRFAWVTDPEGNRIELWQPA, from the coding sequence ATGGAACGTGTGCTTGGTATCGGCGGTTACTTCATGCGTGCTGCGGACCCGGCGGCCTTGGGCGCCTGGTACCGCGACTGCCTCGGCCTGGATGCCGACGAGAACGGCCTGTGGCGGCAGGAGGCCGGACCGACGGTGTTCGCGACGTTCGAGTCCGGGACCGACTACTTCGGCCCCCGCGCCCAGCAGAGCAGCATGCTCAACTTCCGCGTCCGCGACCTGGATGCGATGCTCGCGCAACTGCGCGCCGCGGGAGCGGACGTGGACGAGGCGACCCAGGACATGGAGGGCGTCGGCCGATTCGCCTGGGTCACCGACCCCGAAGGCAACCGGATCGAACTCTGGCAGCCCGCCTGA